The Rhinoraja longicauda isolate Sanriku21f chromosome 15, sRhiLon1.1, whole genome shotgun sequence genome includes the window AAGGCCAGTGAAGGAACACTTGAAGGTATTTGTGTGAGCCTGCAACGGCCGACGCCCTGCCAGGCCAGCCCCaactaccagcctcaactaccggcTTTAAACACTAAAGGAGGGAGCCTTCCGCCTGCTCCGCTCCTGCGCTACCCGGTGCTCCAGGCCCGGTGTTAACGCTCGGTACAGTCTGTAGGGGGGCGGACATTCAAGGAAGCGCATatgttggaatcttaagcaagacacaatgtgctggagggacCCAGCGCGTCTAtccattctctctacagatgctgtctgacccgttgggttcctccAAGACTTGGTGAAGGGTAAGGGGGAACTCGCCTACAGTTGCCCCTCTGTCCACTTTACAAAACAAGCCTCTCTCTTCATCACGTCGTTATTTGTGgaaccttggggggggggggggtctaatgctggaggaactcagcgaggctgctcattccctccacagatgctgcctgactcgccgagttcctccggcactttgtgttctgctcaagattccagcatctgcagttccgtgtgtcatCATTGCAGTGAATCTTGCAGTGAGCAGATTATCTGCCGAATTTCCTGCATTATTACGCGAGTACAGAATAAACCCAACGACGACAATAGTAAGCTTTTTTCATGATTTCTACGAAAACGCCCTGCctccatcacagatgctgcccggcctctTGAGCAGTCCTTTATAGGTGTATGATTATTGATATATGTATTTGGCGCATTGGTCTATTTGTTCATTTCTGCATCTCCCAGTTTATCCGCAATCTATATGCTGCACTGTAGGTTACGGTTACAACCGGCGATTTCGACTCTGTATCCGTGGCTGATGGCTCATGGCCCGTGATCCCATCAAGCAGCAATATTATTTGAAATCACGGACAGCTGAGAAACCGCCGTTCGTTCACCAAAACCAGAATAAACAGTCAAATCTGAATTTATTTTAATCTCCAATTTCAAATTTGAAATTAGGATCTGAAACGAAATAGCTTCTTCGGGTTGGAATGTATTCTGCAAAGCTGTGTTCCCGTTTGTTGAGTAATTCTATTTCGCAAGAACTTCGATGAAATCGGTTTCAGCAGCCGCAGATCAGCCGAATGAGTCTTACTGCAAAAACATTTCAGATCAACCTTACCGGGGTGAATTTGGCTTTAGAAGTCTTTTGAAAAATTACATAAGCGGTGATGGACACAAAACAAACTTACCTCCAATACATCACACTTCCGGAATATTTTGCACATATTGAAATAGATTTCTGGGAAATAGGGGCTTGTAGAAATAGAATAACAGAACTCTGCATGGCTTTAACACGGGTATGTCAAagtgggatttaaaaaaatatatgtctGTAACGAGATGTTCTGACAATTGTGTACATTGTGACAAATGTGTAATTAAAACTGTCGCATTAAAGATCGTGTCCCAACAAGTAAAATAAGCAGCAGTTTCTACGCTTAAACTGAAGAAATCTGTGTGATTTCCGTCACTTCTCAAATGACTGGTAATGTGCACTCCAAACGAAAACGGAACTATGGTATTGCAAATGACAACCGACGCTCCCCGGAATTAAACAGCGTTTACGGTGTGTCACTGTCACTGCTGGGAGCGGGTCTGGATCATATTGGAATCCCGCGTTAGACGGTCCGCTCGAATCCTGGGGTTCGCAGTAACTGAACCCCGAGTTCGCCGGATTAATTGGAACAAAGAGACATTCACAAGGACGGTGAAAAGCACCCGGCGTCGGTGAACGACACCCCCCAGTCGAACGTTTCTCTCTCTTCATGTTTTaattataaaagtggataagagACAGAACAAGTTCCCAGAGCTTGCTGACAGTTAGCATTCCGTCCATCTCATCTTAATATTAATTCAGGCTCTATCCACACTCCAAGATATTTGATATATTGATGCCATGACAATTGATGTAAGTGCTGAATTTGGACATGCCTGAAGTCCGTGTCCCACCAATAACGGGGGGATGCTTGGAGCCTAGATCTGGGCCGCGGGTGGATTTGGCAACGTTGCCTGGTTTACATATTCCAGGGAAGTTGGGAATGAACGGCGGGTGCAACCAGCCAGGCCCGCGGTTCCAGGGGTTGGAACTGCAGGAACTGGAAACAAAACTAACCGCAATTTTTCAGTTACATACAATATGGAGCAAGATTATGTGCATCCCTCCAGCGAATTTACACATCTCAACATCTTCACATTAAGCAGAAGCAGGCGATGCCGCTTGCATCTTGTGAAAGGCAAATAATAGCTCTGTCGAGCTTACCGCTCGCTCATTACTGCAGCGAAATTACCTGGGCGGTGTATCTAATTTTGGTCATAATTATTACATGGATGATCCGAAATATTAATTTAACCAAACTGCTTTATATTTTCAAATTCACTTTGAAAATATTTGCCTTTATTGTTTCGTTCCCACCCTCTGAGTGTTTCTATGTTTGCTTTGTCAGTGTTGTGTACATGTTTGCTTTGTCAGTGTTGTGTACATGTTTGGTTTGTCAGTGTTGTGTACATGTTTGGTTTGTCAGTGGTGTGTACATAACTCTACTTATAAGTACACACAATTTCCGTATTTGTACATTGGTCCCTTGCGTGCGTTTTGAAATTAGTACATGTTTAGTTGTGATCCAGTCTATGTCTGTGTAGCTGTGTGAAAATGTGTCAGCATGTTGTATGTATTATGTGTGTCCTGTGTTGTTGCAATTATGAGAGAGAGGGATGAAGAGAAAGAGTGTATCCTATGGTATGCGTGTGATCATGTCAGCATTTGTCTCTATCCGTTTGGACATTCGTGTGCAGATAGGTGTGTATGTGTaagagggagaacgagagagagagagagggagacagacagactgaGAAAGACGgaaagaaacagagagagagagagagagatattcagacagacagacagacagagagatagaAAAAAAcagcgagagagacagagagcgagagagggagcgagaaggagtaagaggggtggggtggggggaaggacaaTGCCCATATATGCGGTCACTATATTTCTTGTATTGCCAGCGATAATGTTTGGCAGTGTATTTATATGTAGTTCCATGGCAATATTTCCATGTATGAATATGACCGTGAGTATGCCAGTATAAATctgtatgagagagagagagagagagagagagagagagggggggggggggggagagagagagagagagagggagagagagagagagagagagagaggaagggggagaggggggagagagagagagggggagagggagagcgagagtgcgcgcgagagagagagagagagagagagagagagaggtggagggggagagagggagagggagagggggggaggggagagagcgagagcgagagagagagagggggcgggagagggacagggaaaggcggggcgagagagagagagagagagagaggggggggggtgggggtgggggggggggaggggagtagtttGCGCATTATACCCTGACGTCAGGTTCCCGGGCCGCTCATGCAACCAGCAGCAGTTGTGAGGGGATTGGGCAGCGCGCCAGTCAACATCAGAGAACATGAAAAGCAGAGTAAAAGTATTTGAGATGATTTAAAAGCCACGCCAGTTTTGTGATTGCTGAGCTCTAGCCCCTTGCCGCTGAACTGGGCGGCACATAAATTCCGGGCAGGTTATTTGCTGTGAGTTTTTGTTGCAGTGTTGGGACGGACACGGGGCCGGGGCCAATGACAAGGCAAACCTTAACATTGGTCAACCATTAGAAAGAACCCACTTCTTTAATATTTGGGGCAGTATTGCACTATCAAGGGCACATCAATCTTTGGACTTAACAAACCCAGGGGCGCAGACAGCACAATGGGGTTGCACGATGACGTCGGGTGTTGTTCAAAGCATTTTATTCTTGCAAGATCCGAGCGAGGAACCACGCTGCGAGCGCATGCGTATCTCCTCTGGCGGACTAGGCTGGCGTCAGTCATTTTAAAAAATCCCTCCAATCCCTCTCGCCCTTCATTTTAAAAAAGCAGACCTTCCCGCTGTGCTTTTATTCCAAGACCCTGGTCTGTTTTGATGCCTTTGTGCTCCTGAGATTAGGGGGCtgatttagtatggctgtatgaaaTATGGATCAGGGGATCTGCGCCCTCGCTCCCGCTCCGTTCATGAAGGGACtgtagggagaaggtacaggaataCAGTGGTTGGTCATGGACACTGGCCCTTGTCGGCGAGTGCCAGCGCTGAGGTTAGCGGACGTGGTCAGAGGTGAGCGGCCGTCCGAGCAGCTGATGACGGCCGTGCCAAGATTCAGTGGTTACCCTCTGTCACATGTGTACCCGGGAGAGAGTGGCGCCGAGCGCAGCATGGGGCCGTCACCTCTGTCCCCAGAACACTTGGCGCTCTCCTTAAGGCTCAGCCCCTCGCACAATATATGCGAGTACCCCTCGAGCACCAGTCTCACAGTCCCCTATCAATGCTACTCCGGCTTCAGCGGGCACCGCATGGGGGCCggcagggagctcctggcccggCGGCCTTTCTCCACATCTTCCATGCCGGGAGTGGCGGACCAACAGCCTGCAGCCAATGTGCCACAGGGCGCCTTCTGCTCGGCCGAGCGAAGGTTCCACGAGTGTGGGGGCCACTCGGAGACTGGGGGGCACCCGTTCATCCCTGCCTTGCACGACCAGAGCTACCGAGGCAGCCCGACCGCCAGGGCCGTCAGCGAGCACATGCCGCTGGGGATAGCGGGGGACATCGTCGCCAGGTCCCGCCGGTACGGCCAGGTGGCCGGGCCCAGGGGCGACCACTACGTTACCTCGCTGCTCCAGGGCTACAGCCCCATGAACCTCAACGTGAGCGCCTCGGCTCACGGCAGCACCGCTCCGTTCTACACCTACCTGCAACCCGTCAAACGTGAGCTGGTGTGCAGGTGGATGGACGGCGAGCTCACGCCCAAGGCCTGCTGTTCCAGAACGTTCGGCAGCTTGCATGAGCTGGTGGTTCACCTGAGCGTGGAGCACGTCGCGGGCACCGAGCAGCCTTGCCATGTCTGTCAGTGGGAGAACTGCCCCAGGGAGGGCAAGGCCTTCAAGGCCAAGTACAAACTCATAAACCACGTCAGAGTCCACACGGGGGAGAAACCTTTCCATTGCCCCTACCCCGTCTGTGAGAAGGTATTCGCTCGGTCAGAAAACCTGAAGATACACACGAGGATTCACACAGGTCAGTGCGCTCGCCGCTGCCTTGCTACGCTCTTTGGCAAGTCttcacaaacatggattgttgttAAACTTTCTTTCACACTGTTGAGAGCTCTGGCTCTTGGTATATTATATACATGCTAGAGCCGTGGGAATGAGCAGGACGTCGCCATGCACAAATGCTCCATTAATTATCGGTAATAACACACTATTCAAAACAAGATGTTCACCTAAAAAATAATGGGAGACGCAATCTTGCCTGCTTAGTTGCATTGACAGGGTTTATCCATGGATACGTTGCTCTGGAGATGTCCGTGTCTTTGAGAAGTTTGGAATGGAACTGTATTTGgagatgtttattcacaaaatgctggagtaactcagcaggtcaggcagcatctcgggagagaaggaatgggtgacgtttcgggtcgagacccttcttcagactgaagaagggtctcgacccgaaacgtcacccattccttctctcccgagatgctgcctggcctgctgagttactccagcattttgtgaataaataccttcgatttgtaccagcatctgcagttattttcttacactgtattTGGAGAGTCCGATGGACCAACAgcgtttacccccccccccccccccctactgcctTACGGAGGTGATCTTCCCCACTCGTCCCAGTTTGGCACATTTTGCCGCACGATCTCCTACCAAAAGAAATGGTTAGAATTGGAAAGCGATGAGATTATCCCGTAAATATACGGGCCTAGCCCGGGCAGCGCAGAGTCCAATATGTGTTCTAACATTAGACCACATCAGAAAGATCGCTAACTTATTTATGAAAATTGTTATTTGTGCATGCAAATCTGACACGTGTCTCCAAATAGTATATTCAAATATAGTTCAATACAGGTATTTAGTCCTTTACAGGTGCTCCATAAATTCACTACACTCAAGAATAGCTACAAACTCTTGATAACTCCATTGGGTCTCATTGTAGGAAAAAGTAGTGTATTCAGATTGGCAGTGATATTACTTGAAACTGTATCTGTGTTTACGTGTATATATGCAAACTTTTTGTATTAGATTTGGGGAGAATCGATTATATTTTCAAAGTAACGTATTTATACATTTTAAAGATTATGAACTGCGTTTTACACATGCGGGGCATTACAAATCTTTATCCTTTATCAAGGTGAGAAACCTTTCAAGTGTGAGTTCGAGGGTTGCGACAGAAGATTCGCTAACAGCAGCGACCGGAAGAAACACTCGCATGTGCACACCAGCGACAAGCCGTACACCTGTAAAGTCAAGGACTGCGACAAATCATACACACACCCGAGCTCCCTCCGAAAGCACATGAAGATGCACTGCAAGGCCGCGCCGCCGCTCACCTGTGAGCGGGACTCGTTCACCGGTGTGTTGTTCTCGGACACAGAGAGTAACTTTTCTTCAGGGGACGCGGGCTTATGTCACCAAGGCGCCCCGTCCTGCTCCTTGCCCTTCAACCGGCCAGAGGACAAGACAGCGCCAGCACCTGTGTCACTTTCACTGCCTCCCTCTAGACTGGACGACAAGTTAGATCGGTCGAGTCAGGCTCGGGCTGGTGTCCCAATGCCCACGCCAAGGCCGCTTGCTCACGTAGCCCCAGTTCGACCCGAATCTCCTTCCGCCCATTCAGGTTGCAATCGTCTGGCAATGAAAGTGGCCCCGACCTCTGGGATCAAAACAGGAGCCACGATCGGCCGGTTTTGCGCCAGTCTGTGTGACTTCAGTAACCAACTGTCTTCccctcactccgacctgcgaatGGAGCCCTTGTCGCTGGTGCGACCGAGTGTCACGGCTGCTCCGCGGCCCCACAGCTGGGCGGACGACAGAATGAATTTCCTGCCTTTGAACCGCTCTGATTTTAGAATGGACTCGGTCGCTTCCATTCGGCTAGTCCCGTCCGCCACGCACCGACCGCAAGCGCGGCTACACGGAGGTGCCGCCATGGGAGAAGGGCTCCACACCGCGGTCCCCAGGACGCACACTCCACCTGCCGGCCTCCTCAACGCTTGGTACACCTGTCAAAGGAGGGGCGTCGGTAGCTGTGCCCGAACTACCCAGGATTGTCCCACTGCCCAGCCCGACACACAATCCCCAAAGGCCATTGGCTATACGGACAACTGAACTCGTTTACCAAGCGTGCAATACCAAACTGCAACCTTTACTTCACTCCTGATCTGCGAGGATGTCGTTATTCTCAAGTGCGAGCCGTCTCGGAACTCAAAGCTGGACACTCCTGTAATGTGACGTCGCCGTAATTATGTGAGGCCCTTGTTCGTTGATAGCGTTAATCATTTGGATACATATCAATTCACAGCTAATTCATGCGAAATATCCATACGAGTGGAACAATAAATGTGCTAATTAACGTGCTCTAAGAGCTCTTCAGCAGTGAGTTTTAATAGAAAAACTCTTATGTTTGTGTGCTCCGGTGTCGAGTGCAGGAGAGGAACAGTCAGAAGATAGAACACAAAGTTGTTGACAAACAGCAAATCGCAGGTTGTCAGAGCCCGGCCTTGACTGACCCCGGTTCACCGCCAAATGATTTTGCTTCAGTCCCAATCTCAACACATCCCTTTCCGAGTagaaccaatttttaaaaaaatagaacaTTAGTAACTTGTCATTTCTGACCGTGTCCGGGATATAACAGGGAATGTCACCGACGGAGTCAGCAAAGGGATTCTGCTTGAGATGATCATTAATATTGGGCAGTCGAGTCTGATTTCCAGAGGACATAAGTGCTGGTCTTATCGATTTATTCATATCCCACACAAATAACCTCATCAATAATTTTAAAACAGTCCGAGACGAGGATATCCGCATTCAACCTGTTACTCCGGTTGAAATATATGTGCACGATTGAAATTATGTATTCTATTGTTGACATCAACAGATTTCAGTCCTGATAAAAAACTGTAGAGAAACTATGTGAATTAAATGTTTAAATGAGATAAATATAAATTGTTGCTACAATATGCACTTATCGAAATACCGATGCGAATGTTGAAGTGTTATTGATCGCTTGCGCACATGATATATCAACTCTGACAGTAAATAATCAATAAAACTGAACCGCGCTCCTTTAATTTAATAACCGGTTGTTATTAAACGAAAGGAGCGAGAGATTCTGCACAAGTATGTAGCGAGGCTGGCTGACTCCCGCGTGGAGTAAAGACACGTCCCAATTTACAAGTAATGCTAGGCAAGAACAACCCTAAATGTGTAGGATTTTGTACAGCCCCTCGGCCTCTCCTTTTCTGATGCATTTCCCATTCACGTTAGAAGGGCGTCGTCTAACACATATCCTCCAATGCCCTGTTTTGTTTCTTTCCACCCTTCTATTTTATAGATTCTTTTTATAGCTTTACGCAGTACAATTAGCAGTTTATAATGGTCctgttatttattttaatacaaGTGTTCTCTGAATGGAGAAAATTAAACACAATGGCCAAACATACGATTCCTCTTAATGAAAAAAAACCCTGTGGTTAAATAAAGGGGCAGCTTTTCCACCGCTGAATGTAAATTCCTTTGAAGTGGAACTAATCATCCGAGGATATTTTTTGGTTGTCCTAACGACCTCGCTGAATCGAATAGGCTTTCTTTTGTCGGAGATGTGTTTTCCTTTCTTTGGGTCAAAACTGATGATGATACTACTTTCACGCCCTGTCCTCTCTCAAGGCTTCTCCTTCCAAACTCGGCGTTTCAGGGCATCGATGTGTTCGCGGGCTCACTCCTCTGCCAATCCGCACCCCTCcccaatggccttattctacccCCGCCCCCCTATAATTGCAGGCGAGGTGTGAGACTTGCAGTCCCCTCCAAACTGATCACAACAGGGCTCCTGGAGCGCCTGCTATGCCATCCGTTGGCCGCATTGTGTTTTCCACAAGCTTCCTCCTGTTGCTTCGCAGGGCGAGACCCCGCCACCTCGGACCTGTGGAGTGCGTTTCGGTGCAATTGTAAGAGGGGGTGGAGTGCATAAGAACGAATAAAGTGAAGGAAACGTTTAAACagaacaaaattttaaaaaactgaggGAAAGCTGAATGAGCCCAAACAATGCACTAAGCTACATTTCCGCATTTTAAAATTAGACCGGCATTTACCTGCATCCGTTCATGTAATTACGTGAATTTCTTGCGGAAAATCCGCATTTCTAGTTAATTAAAACAACAACGCTTTCTCTGCTGCCTACAATACAATCAGAATTCACTTCCCTATAGAGCGTGCACCCGCGGGGTCATTACCAGCGCTCTGCATTAAACCCTGAATGACGTTCTTAAAAAGAGACTTTGTCGGCGAGCACTCGACCTGAAACTTTCCCTTCACATTCGCTTCTGCATCCTGTTTACCCATTTAATCTAGTTTAATTAAACACACTTAAAATTCAATGCATTTCCAGTGTGCCATTTTGGACCCATGTCCGCGCTGCCAGGACACATCTCCAACCAGCCTCCTCTGCCCCAATCTTAGACATTCACAATACAACCGCGACCCTCTACTCTGGTACCGGACCACAGCAAGGAAGGGGTACGGTAAACAAACTGCGTTGTTGTTTGTTGCTGAACGGAGAGAATCGGGTCACTTTGTCAATTACCCGAACAAAAACAAGTGGTCTTACATTTGCACACCACTACACAACCTCCGGAGATCCCGGGATAATTTTCTCGTTGATATACAATGCGGGAAATCCAATGAAATCCGATTGTAACGGCCAGATCTCACCAGTAGCCCTGTCAATAACCCACatcaacaaaacttt containing:
- the LOC144600356 gene encoding uncharacterized protein LOC144600356, whose protein sequence is MDTGPCRRVPALRLADVVRGERPSEQLMTAVPRFSGYPLSHVYPGESGAERSMGPSPLSPEHLALSLRLSPSHNICEYPSSTSLTVPYQCYSGFSGHRMGAGRELLARRPFSTSSMPGVADQQPAANVPQGAFCSAERRFHECGGHSETGGHPFIPALHDQSYRGSPTARAVSEHMPLGIAGDIVARSRRYGQVAGPRGDHYVTSLLQGYSPMNLNVSASAHGSTAPFYTYLQPVKRELVCRWMDGELTPKACCSRTFGSLHELVVHLSVEHVAGTEQPCHVCQWENCPREGKAFKAKYKLINHVRVHTGEKPFHCPYPVCEKVFARSENLKIHTRIHTGEKPFKCEFEGCDRRFANSSDRKKHSHVHTSDKPYTCKVKDCDKSYTHPSSLRKHMKMHCKAAPPLTCERDSFTGVLFSDTESNFSSGDAGLCHQGAPSCSLPFNRPEDKTAPAPVSLSLPPSRLDDKLDRSSQARAGVPMPTPRPLAHVAPVRPESPSAHSGCNRLAMKVAPTSGIKTGATIGRFCASLCDFSNQLSSPHSDLRMEPLSLVRPSVTAAPRPHSWADDRMNFLPLNRSDFRMDSVASIRLVPSATHRPQARLHGGAAMGEGLHTAVPRTHTPPAGLLNAWYTCQRRGVGSCARTTQDCPTAQPDTQSPKAIGYTDN